A genome region from Anastrepha obliqua isolate idAnaObli1 chromosome 4, idAnaObli1_1.0, whole genome shotgun sequence includes the following:
- the LOC129244526 gene encoding dynein light chain Tctex-type protein 2B isoform X1, with translation MADNWSNLVDLCLSQAQEEKRGSLKLSSGRRTSGAFTVPQARPVLKYLPTYRLDPKLPLNKEVCEKIIQTVMDDAFENFIYSPKQSLTLCAQISEEIKNRVKSQHYDRYRYVCIVSIGEKIMQGYCSLVNFLWDAEKDGYISYVYDTPKFWGIATLYYLYYD, from the exons ATGGCAGATAATTGGTCTAACCTCGTTGACTTGTGTCTAAGTCAGGCACAGGAGGAG AAACGTGGTTCACTCAAATTATCATCCGGACGTAGAACAAGTGGTGCATTCACAGTTCCCCAAGCGCGG CCAGTTTTAAAATACTTACCCACATATCGTCTAGATCCGAAACTCCCGCTAAATAAGGAGGTATGCGAGAAAATCATTCAAACGGTGATGGACGATGCATTTGAAAACTTTATATATTCGCCAAAACAATCGCTGACACTATGCGCACAAATTAGCGAAGAGATCAAGAATCGTGTTAAATCGCAACACTATGATCG ATATCGTTATGTTTGCATTGTAAGCATTGGAGAGAAAATAATGCAGGGCTACTGTTCATTGGTCAACTTCCTTTGGGACGCAGAAAAAGACGGTTACATTTCTTACGTATATGAtacaccaaaattttggggtaTCGCTACACTTTATTATCTGTATTATGATTGA
- the LOC129244526 gene encoding dynein light chain Tctex-type protein 2B isoform X3, with product MTLNKRGSLKLSSGRRTSGAFTVPQARPVLKYLPTYRLDPKLPLNKEVCEKIIQTVMDDAFENFIYSPKQSLTLCAQISEEIKNRVKSQHYDRYRYVCIVSIGEKIMQGYCSLVNFLWDAEKDGYISYVYDTPKFWGIATLYYLYYD from the exons ATGACATTAAAT AAACGTGGTTCACTCAAATTATCATCCGGACGTAGAACAAGTGGTGCATTCACAGTTCCCCAAGCGCGG CCAGTTTTAAAATACTTACCCACATATCGTCTAGATCCGAAACTCCCGCTAAATAAGGAGGTATGCGAGAAAATCATTCAAACGGTGATGGACGATGCATTTGAAAACTTTATATATTCGCCAAAACAATCGCTGACACTATGCGCACAAATTAGCGAAGAGATCAAGAATCGTGTTAAATCGCAACACTATGATCG ATATCGTTATGTTTGCATTGTAAGCATTGGAGAGAAAATAATGCAGGGCTACTGTTCATTGGTCAACTTCCTTTGGGACGCAGAAAAAGACGGTTACATTTCTTACGTATATGAtacaccaaaattttggggtaTCGCTACACTTTATTATCTGTATTATGATTGA
- the LOC129244526 gene encoding dynein light chain Tctex-type protein 2B isoform X2, producing the protein METTSEKRGSLKLSSGRRTSGAFTVPQARPVLKYLPTYRLDPKLPLNKEVCEKIIQTVMDDAFENFIYSPKQSLTLCAQISEEIKNRVKSQHYDRYRYVCIVSIGEKIMQGYCSLVNFLWDAEKDGYISYVYDTPKFWGIATLYYLYYD; encoded by the exons ATGGAAACAACATCCGAA AAACGTGGTTCACTCAAATTATCATCCGGACGTAGAACAAGTGGTGCATTCACAGTTCCCCAAGCGCGG CCAGTTTTAAAATACTTACCCACATATCGTCTAGATCCGAAACTCCCGCTAAATAAGGAGGTATGCGAGAAAATCATTCAAACGGTGATGGACGATGCATTTGAAAACTTTATATATTCGCCAAAACAATCGCTGACACTATGCGCACAAATTAGCGAAGAGATCAAGAATCGTGTTAAATCGCAACACTATGATCG ATATCGTTATGTTTGCATTGTAAGCATTGGAGAGAAAATAATGCAGGGCTACTGTTCATTGGTCAACTTCCTTTGGGACGCAGAAAAAGACGGTTACATTTCTTACGTATATGAtacaccaaaattttggggtaTCGCTACACTTTATTATCTGTATTATGATTGA